The Martelella sp. AD-3 genome includes a region encoding these proteins:
- a CDS encoding membrane protein codes for MDLTFAPLLPLTALYAALAAIIALMALGYLTRMRGTTLRAAAGFLLLAAIANPTVSREERSPLSTIVPIVVDRSQSQLSEDRAGRTDAALERLQARLAEDPTLEPRIVEVATANENGRAETLAFQALADAVRDVPPSRMGAAFLITDGQIHDIPEDAAAFPADIPINALVTGTAEEYDRRIEINEAPRFALVGESLPVEFTVVNDGPVSDAEGGAGPAMVTARLNGAIVAQMMVAPDISTRYVFDLDTGGENILELSVDPVPGELTEVNNRAVQIVEGIRENLRVLLVSGSPHSGERTWRNLLKSDPSVDLVHFTILRPPEKQDGTPINELSLIAFPTRELFIDKIDDFDLIIFDRYHNRGVLPLLYYDNIAQYVLNGGALLVAAGPEIAGPESIAATPLSAVLPAIPTGDLSEGAFYPGISPTGEMHPVTRDLPGGGEEPPAWGRWFRSIPVGDARGETVMTADGAPLLVLSREGRGRVAEFLSDQGWLWARGFEGGGPYVPLYRRIAHWLMQEPALEEEALTAATDGEQLEITRQTMGDAPREAIVSTPSGRSLTVPLDEVEPGLFRGNVPVSEMGLFSIENGDLQRLVNIGDPDAPEFKAMISTTESLSPLAGETRGLVQRIADGMPPVRVTFGPLRAGNDSFMPIVATSDTRLESIRSLPLFNGLLGLAALLALISATWWREGRTKS; via the coding sequence ATGGACCTGACCTTCGCCCCCCTTCTGCCGTTGACCGCGCTCTATGCGGCCCTCGCCGCCATCATCGCGCTGATGGCGCTCGGCTATCTGACCCGCATGCGCGGCACGACGCTGCGTGCGGCGGCCGGTTTTCTGCTTCTCGCGGCTATCGCCAACCCGACTGTTAGCCGCGAGGAGCGCTCGCCGCTTTCAACCATCGTGCCGATCGTGGTCGACCGCTCCCAGAGCCAGCTTTCCGAAGACCGCGCCGGCCGGACCGATGCCGCGCTCGAAAGGTTGCAGGCGCGCCTGGCCGAGGACCCGACGCTCGAGCCGCGCATTGTCGAGGTCGCGACTGCCAACGAGAACGGGCGAGCGGAAACGCTTGCCTTCCAGGCGCTGGCCGATGCCGTGCGCGACGTGCCGCCGAGCCGGATGGGCGCCGCCTTCCTCATCACCGACGGCCAGATTCACGATATCCCCGAGGACGCAGCCGCCTTTCCGGCCGACATCCCCATCAATGCGCTGGTGACGGGCACGGCGGAAGAATATGACCGCCGGATCGAGATCAACGAGGCACCCCGTTTCGCTCTTGTCGGTGAAAGCCTGCCGGTCGAGTTCACCGTGGTCAATGACGGACCGGTCAGCGATGCCGAAGGCGGCGCGGGCCCGGCGATGGTGACGGCGCGGCTCAACGGAGCCATCGTCGCGCAGATGATGGTCGCGCCGGATATCTCGACCCGCTATGTCTTCGACCTCGACACCGGCGGCGAGAACATTCTCGAACTGTCCGTCGATCCTGTGCCCGGCGAGTTGACCGAGGTGAACAACCGCGCGGTCCAGATCGTCGAGGGCATTCGCGAGAACCTGCGCGTGCTGCTCGTTTCCGGCTCGCCGCATTCCGGCGAGCGGACATGGCGCAACCTCTTGAAGTCCGACCCCTCCGTCGATCTCGTGCACTTCACCATCCTGCGCCCTCCGGAAAAGCAGGACGGCACGCCGATCAACGAATTGTCGCTGATCGCCTTCCCGACGCGGGAACTGTTCATCGACAAGATCGACGACTTCGACCTGATCATCTTCGACCGCTACCACAACCGCGGCGTCCTGCCGCTGCTCTATTACGACAACATCGCGCAATATGTACTGAACGGCGGTGCGCTGCTGGTGGCCGCCGGCCCGGAGATCGCTGGACCGGAATCGATCGCAGCAACGCCGCTTTCCGCCGTGCTGCCGGCAATCCCGACCGGTGATCTTTCCGAGGGCGCGTTTTATCCGGGCATCTCCCCGACGGGCGAAATGCACCCTGTCACCCGGGACCTGCCGGGGGGCGGCGAGGAGCCTCCGGCCTGGGGCCGCTGGTTCCGCTCCATCCCCGTCGGCGATGCGCGCGGCGAGACGGTGATGACGGCAGACGGCGCGCCGCTTCTGGTGCTCTCACGCGAAGGCCGGGGCCGGGTCGCCGAATTCCTGTCCGACCAGGGCTGGCTGTGGGCGCGCGGCTTCGAGGGCGGCGGACCTTACGTGCCGCTCTACCGGCGCATCGCCCACTGGCTGATGCAGGAACCGGCGCTGGAGGAGGAGGCGCTGACGGCAGCAACCGATGGCGAGCAGTTGGAAATCACCCGCCAGACCATGGGCGACGCCCCGCGCGAGGCGATCGTGAGCACGCCATCGGGGCGTTCGCTGACTGTCCCGCTCGATGAGGTCGAGCCCGGTCTGTTCCGGGGCAACGTTCCCGTCAGCGAAATGGGCCTGTTTTCGATCGAAAACGGCGACCTGCAACGGCTCGTCAATATCGGCGATCCGGACGCGCCGGAGTTCAAGGCAATGATCTCGACAACGGAAAGCCTTTCGCCGCTTGCGGGCGAGACCCGCGGACTGGTGCAGCGGATTGCGGACGGCATGCCGCCCGTCCGGGTGACGTTCGGGCCGCTCAGGGCCGGCAATGACAGCTTCATGCCGATCGTGGCCACGTCTGATACGCGGCTTGAAAGCATCCGCTCGCTACCGCTCTTCAACGGCCTGCTCGGGCTTGCCGCCCTTCTGGCGCTGATCTCGGCCACCTGGTGGCGCGAGGGGCGGACAAAATCCTGA
- a CDS encoding GNAT family N-acetyltransferase has translation MTSELCYLPEEVSHDNAIEEINDEAFGPGRFARTASRIREQGPHDRTLSFVCLDGDAVIASVRLTPVWAGKAAGHMLGPLAVRPSHKNRGIGRKLVRIAVEAAAGAGSEVVILIGDAPYYGPLGFRPIVPPTLLLPGPVDPKRILADPLVDGVEARLVGMMRFRAD, from the coding sequence ATGACAAGCGAACTGTGCTACCTCCCCGAAGAGGTTTCCCACGACAACGCGATCGAAGAGATCAACGACGAGGCTTTCGGGCCCGGGCGCTTCGCGCGCACGGCAAGCCGTATCCGCGAGCAGGGCCCGCATGATCGCACCCTGTCCTTTGTTTGCCTGGATGGGGACGCAGTGATTGCCTCGGTGCGGCTGACGCCGGTCTGGGCCGGCAAGGCTGCCGGCCACATGCTCGGCCCGCTCGCCGTCCGCCCCTCCCACAAGAACCGGGGCATCGGCCGCAAGCTGGTGCGCATTGCCGTCGAAGCCGCCGCAGGGGCTGGCTCCGAGGTGGTGATCCTGATCGGCGATGCGCCCTATTACGGGCCGCTCGGCTTCCGCCCCATCGTGCCGCCGACCCTGCTTTTGCCGGGCCCGGTCGATCCGAAGCGCATCCTTGCCGATCCGTTGGTGGACGGCGTGGAAGCCAGGCTCGTCGGCATGATGCGGTTCCGGGCCGATTAG
- a CDS encoding glutathione S-transferase family protein, translating into MGMLEDGVWKDVWYDTKKSKGHFKRESSQFRNWITADGSAGPEGEGGFEAEKDRYHLYVALACPWAHRTLIFRKLKGLEDFIDVSIVDPLMLENGWEFKNRDGGTNDPINGADYLWQVYTKADPHYTGRVTVPVVWDKKRGTIVSNESAEIIRMFNSAFDKLTGNNLDFYPEELRGEIDDINATVYDTVNNGVYKSGFATTQEAYGEHVTKLFETLDMLEERLGENRYLAGDTLTEADWRLFTTLVRFDPVYVGHFKCNLRRIADYPNLQGYLRELYQMPGIAETVNFDHIKRHYYGSHKNINPTGIVPEGPILDLDAPHGR; encoded by the coding sequence ATGGGCATGCTGGAAGACGGCGTCTGGAAGGACGTTTGGTACGACACCAAGAAATCCAAGGGCCATTTCAAGCGTGAAAGCTCGCAGTTCAGGAACTGGATCACGGCCGATGGCAGCGCCGGGCCGGAGGGAGAAGGCGGTTTTGAGGCCGAAAAGGACCGCTACCACCTCTATGTCGCGCTCGCCTGCCCGTGGGCGCACCGAACCCTGATCTTCCGCAAGCTCAAGGGCCTCGAGGATTTTATCGACGTTTCGATCGTCGACCCGCTGATGCTGGAAAACGGATGGGAATTCAAGAACCGCGACGGCGGCACCAACGACCCGATCAATGGCGCCGACTATCTCTGGCAGGTCTACACCAAGGCCGACCCGCACTATACCGGTCGCGTAACGGTTCCGGTGGTCTGGGACAAGAAGCGCGGGACGATTGTCTCGAACGAGTCCGCCGAAATCATCCGGATGTTCAATTCGGCCTTCGACAAGCTCACCGGAAACAACCTCGATTTCTACCCGGAAGAACTCCGCGGCGAGATCGATGACATCAATGCAACCGTTTATGATACGGTCAACAACGGCGTCTACAAATCCGGTTTCGCCACCACGCAGGAAGCCTATGGCGAGCATGTGACCAAGCTGTTCGAAACGCTCGACATGCTGGAGGAACGGCTCGGCGAAAACCGCTACCTCGCGGGCGACACGCTGACGGAGGCGGACTGGCGGTTGTTCACGACGCTGGTGCGTTTCGACCCGGTCTATGTCGGGCACTTCAAGTGCAATCTTAGGCGGATCGCGGACTATCCGAACCTTCAGGGCTATCTGCGCGAACTCTACCAGATGCCGGGCATCGCCGAGACGGTCAATTTCGACCACATCAAGCGCCACTACTACGGCTCGCACAAGAACATCAATCCAACGGGTATCGTGCCTGAGGGACCGATCCTCGATCTCGACGCGCCGCACGGTCGATAA
- a CDS encoding metallophosphoesterase, protein MFKLAHISDVHLGPLPQLSPRELVSKRITGFLNWHRNRRKHLGKNTLENLLLAIADEAPDHLAITGDLVNLATTKEIENAAEWLKSVGPAKDVSLVPGNHDAYVGGAYAKVARAWRDNMQGDEHRPLSSTSDALTFPYLRRRGPVAIIGCSSAIASPPFMAIGNFEKKQARATAELLRKAGEEGLFRIVMIHHPPVRGAAARHKRLIGIRRFRAAVSTGGCELVLHGHTHLNTVNFIETPHGKTPVIGIAAAGQGTDGKKPPSAFNLITVRGKPGRWEMHCQRHALDAASGLIEPESAFAYSYAEAAAE, encoded by the coding sequence ATGTTCAAGCTCGCTCATATTTCAGATGTCCACCTCGGACCGCTGCCGCAGCTTTCGCCGCGAGAGCTGGTCTCCAAACGCATCACCGGTTTCTTGAACTGGCACCGCAACCGGCGCAAACATCTCGGCAAAAACACGCTGGAGAACCTGCTTCTGGCGATCGCCGACGAGGCGCCGGATCACCTTGCAATCACCGGCGATCTCGTCAATCTTGCCACCACCAAGGAGATCGAGAACGCCGCCGAATGGCTGAAGAGCGTCGGTCCGGCAAAAGACGTCTCGCTGGTGCCCGGCAACCACGACGCCTATGTGGGCGGGGCCTATGCCAAGGTTGCCAGGGCCTGGCGCGACAATATGCAGGGCGATGAACACCGTCCGCTCAGCAGCACCTCGGATGCCCTCACCTTTCCTTATCTGCGCCGGCGCGGGCCCGTGGCGATTATCGGCTGTTCTTCGGCCATCGCCTCGCCACCGTTCATGGCGATCGGCAACTTCGAGAAGAAGCAGGCGCGCGCGACGGCCGAGTTGCTCAGGAAGGCCGGCGAGGAAGGCCTGTTCAGGATCGTGATGATCCACCACCCGCCGGTGCGCGGGGCGGCCGCACGTCACAAACGGCTGATCGGCATCAGGCGGTTCCGCGCCGCAGTCTCGACCGGAGGGTGCGAACTGGTGCTGCACGGGCACACCCATCTCAACACCGTCAATTTCATCGAAACGCCGCATGGCAAGACGCCGGTCATCGGCATTGCCGCGGCCGGACAGGGAACCGATGGCAAGAAGCCGCCGTCTGCCTTTAACCTGATCACGGTCAGGGGGAAGCCCGGCAGGTGGGAAATGCACTGCCAGCGCCATGCGCTCGATGCTGCAAGCGGCCTCATAGAGCCGGAAAGCGCATTTGCCTATTCCTACGCTGAAGCCGCTGCGGAATAG
- a CDS encoding carboxymuconolactone decarboxylase family protein, whose translation MTTPPYARFTLALAEAYIAFSKTLGTNSLDARLKHLVDIRVSQINGCAFCLDMHHKEAKIAGERELRLYHVAVFAESPLFSDTEKAALAYAEALTGAIDNHRAVSAREALAPYFSDREIAELTYVIVSINGWNRLAIAYQSRPGSLDRVYGLDKAGLEADAA comes from the coding sequence ATGACTACACCGCCCTATGCCCGGTTCACGCTTGCTCTTGCCGAGGCCTATATCGCTTTCTCCAAAACACTTGGGACGAACAGCCTTGATGCAAGGCTGAAACATCTCGTCGATATCCGCGTGTCGCAGATCAATGGCTGTGCCTTCTGCCTCGACATGCATCACAAGGAAGCCAAGATTGCCGGCGAAAGGGAGTTGCGTCTCTACCATGTCGCCGTCTTTGCCGAATCGCCGCTGTTCTCCGACACGGAAAAGGCGGCACTCGCCTATGCCGAGGCGCTCACCGGCGCGATAGACAACCACAGGGCCGTCTCGGCGCGCGAGGCGCTAGCGCCCTATTTCAGCGACCGGGAGATCGCCGAATTGACCTATGTGATCGTGTCGATTAATGGATGGAACAGGTTGGCGATTGCCTATCAGAGCCGTCCTGGCTCGCTGGACAGGGTTTACGGTCTGGATAAGGCCGGCTTGGAAGCGGATGCAGCTTAG
- a CDS encoding CerR family C-terminal domain-containing protein codes for MSDNLQGAAATRQAIISTALRLFAEFGYNAVSTRKIAERSGANIGSIAYHFGGKPGLLIACAHYVIDAISERLGSDVLQPVPDDVAPEAAREELLEIALRMVTPITGRSDAEAISAFMMRYITQRSEAFDLLYAQVTAPLHRHIGQLLGRASGRDPDAEETKVLSFAIMGQSMYFRICPDAVKNAMGWNGLGGGECAKVATALSLSINGLIDAYSAAASA; via the coding sequence ATGAGTGATAATCTGCAGGGAGCAGCGGCCACGCGTCAGGCGATCATTTCGACCGCTTTGCGCCTGTTCGCGGAATTTGGTTACAACGCCGTCTCCACACGCAAGATCGCGGAACGATCCGGGGCCAATATTGGCAGCATCGCCTATCATTTCGGCGGCAAGCCCGGGCTTCTGATCGCCTGCGCGCATTATGTGATCGACGCGATTTCGGAGCGGCTCGGAAGCGATGTCCTTCAGCCGGTGCCTGATGATGTCGCGCCCGAGGCCGCCCGCGAGGAACTCCTGGAGATCGCGCTTCGCATGGTGACGCCGATCACGGGGCGAAGTGACGCCGAGGCGATCTCCGCCTTCATGATGCGCTATATCACCCAGCGCAGCGAAGCCTTCGACCTGCTTTACGCGCAGGTCACAGCGCCCTTGCACAGACATATCGGGCAGTTGCTCGGCCGCGCGAGCGGGAGAGATCCTGATGCCGAAGAGACCAAGGTGCTCAGCTTCGCGATCATGGGGCAATCGATGTATTTCCGGATCTGTCCGGACGCGGTAAAGAACGCCATGGGCTGGAACGGCCTTGGCGGCGGCGAATGCGCGAAGGTTGCGACAGCGCTGTCTCTGAGCATCAACGGGCTGATCGACGCCTATTCCGCAGCGGCTTCAGCGTAG
- a CDS encoding Rrf2 family transcriptional regulator, with protein MQLRNQVEWVLHAAAVLAGLPRGRYLPTKVLATFHGIPKEYLSKALQALSQAGLVESSLGPGGGYRLAAAPEDISFLDIVEAVEGKAPLFLCRDIRANNPCLPEGYCPKDMCPVAKVMLRADRAWRASLAETSLADLAPEVVEGLGPELYEATRNWLTERSGTG; from the coding sequence ATGCAGCTTAGAAATCAGGTCGAATGGGTCCTTCACGCGGCGGCCGTGCTAGCCGGTCTCCCGCGCGGACGCTATTTGCCCACCAAGGTGCTTGCGACCTTCCACGGCATTCCGAAGGAATATCTTTCGAAGGCATTGCAGGCGCTCTCCCAGGCCGGGCTCGTGGAAAGCTCGCTTGGGCCTGGCGGCGGCTACAGGCTCGCCGCCGCGCCTGAGGACATCTCTTTTCTTGACATTGTCGAAGCGGTCGAAGGCAAGGCGCCCTTGTTTCTGTGCCGCGATATTCGCGCCAACAACCCGTGCCTGCCGGAAGGCTATTGCCCGAAGGACATGTGCCCCGTGGCAAAGGTCATGCTGCGCGCAGACAGGGCCTGGCGGGCCTCGCTTGCCGAAACAAGCCTTGCCGACCTCGCGCCTGAAGTCGTCGAGGGGCTCGGCCCCGAGCTTTACGAGGCGACCCGCAACTGGCTGACGGAGCGAAGCGGCACGGGATAG
- the leuA gene encoding 2-isopropylmalate synthase: protein MDASHSTKAKGMPTAAAKYQPYPQVDLSDRTWPGKRIEKAPIWCSVDLRDGNQALVDPMGHDRKARMFQLLLDMGFKEIEIGFPSASQTDFDFARWCVENGNVGEDVSLQVLVQCRPELITRTFEALKGSHRPIVHFYNSTSELQRRVVFGKDVAGIKQIAVDAAKMITDMAAKAGGGYRFEYSPESFTGTELEVALEVCNAVIAEVKPTPDNKLIINLPSTVEMSMPNIYADQIEWMCRNLDNRENLLISVHPHNDRGTGIASAEMGLLAGADRVEGTLFGNGERTGNVDIVTMALNMFTQGVDPELDCTEIERIKDVYEYSNQMTIPERHPYVGELVYTAFSGSHQDAINKGMKAIRVANKPVWEVPYLPIDPQDVGRTYEAIIRINSQSGKGGIAYIMQSDYGINMPRGLQVAFRELIQKITDEEGRELPSKRIYDVFMEHYVDQPEGRIKFIDHHTYPQGAEKGVRVVTAEISDDGEKKRIDAKGNGPVDGFVNALSAYLGINLSVEDYSEHSLHHGSDAKAIAYVEVKYDGGRMFGAGINTNIVAASLEAIVSAANQILAKGA, encoded by the coding sequence GCCAAGTACCAGCCTTATCCGCAGGTCGATCTTTCCGATCGCACATGGCCGGGCAAGCGCATCGAGAAGGCACCGATCTGGTGCTCAGTCGATCTGCGCGACGGTAACCAGGCGCTGGTTGACCCCATGGGCCACGACCGCAAGGCGCGCATGTTCCAGCTGCTGCTCGACATGGGCTTCAAGGAAATCGAGATCGGCTTTCCCTCCGCCTCGCAGACGGATTTCGACTTTGCCCGCTGGTGCGTGGAAAACGGCAATGTCGGCGAGGATGTCTCCTTGCAGGTGCTGGTTCAGTGCCGCCCGGAACTGATCACCCGCACCTTTGAGGCGCTGAAAGGTTCGCACCGTCCCATCGTGCATTTCTACAATTCGACAAGTGAACTGCAGCGGCGCGTGGTGTTTGGCAAGGATGTTGCCGGCATCAAGCAGATCGCGGTCGATGCGGCCAAGATGATCACCGATATGGCGGCAAAGGCCGGCGGCGGCTACCGTTTCGAGTACTCGCCGGAAAGCTTTACCGGCACGGAACTGGAAGTGGCGCTGGAGGTCTGCAACGCGGTGATCGCCGAGGTCAAACCGACGCCGGACAACAAGCTGATCATCAACCTGCCGTCGACCGTCGAGATGTCGATGCCCAACATCTATGCCGACCAGATCGAGTGGATGTGCCGCAATCTCGACAATCGCGAAAACCTGCTGATCTCGGTCCATCCGCATAATGATCGCGGCACGGGCATCGCGTCCGCCGAGATGGGCCTGCTCGCCGGCGCCGACCGCGTCGAGGGCACGCTGTTCGGCAATGGCGAGCGCACCGGCAATGTCGATATCGTCACCATGGCGCTCAACATGTTCACGCAAGGGGTTGATCCGGAACTGGATTGTACCGAGATCGAGCGCATCAAGGACGTCTACGAATATTCGAACCAGATGACGATCCCGGAACGCCACCCCTATGTCGGCGAGTTGGTCTACACGGCCTTCTCCGGCTCGCATCAGGATGCGATCAACAAGGGGATGAAGGCGATCCGGGTCGCCAACAAGCCGGTCTGGGAAGTGCCCTACCTGCCGATCGACCCGCAGGACGTGGGCCGCACCTATGAGGCGATCATCCGCATCAATTCCCAGTCGGGCAAGGGCGGCATCGCCTATATCATGCAGAGCGACTACGGCATCAACATGCCGCGCGGCCTGCAGGTGGCCTTCCGCGAACTGATCCAGAAGATCACCGACGAAGAGGGCCGCGAACTGCCGTCGAAGCGCATCTATGACGTGTTCATGGAGCATTATGTCGATCAGCCGGAAGGCCGCATCAAGTTCATCGATCACCACACCTATCCGCAGGGCGCGGAAAAGGGCGTGCGCGTCGTGACGGCTGAAATCTCGGACGATGGCGAGAAGAAGCGGATCGATGCGAAGGGCAATGGCCCGGTCGATGGCTTCGTCAATGCGCTGTCTGCCTATCTCGGCATCAACCTGTCGGTAGAAGACTATTCAGAACACTCGCTCCACCACGGCTCGGACGCAAAGGCGATTGCCTATGTCGAGGTGAAATATGACGGCGGCCGCATGTTCGGCGCCGGGATCAACACCAATATCGTGGCGGCATCGCTGGAGGCGATCGTCTCGGCGGCGAACCAGATCCTCGCCAAGGGCGCGTAG
- a CDS encoding DUF4159 domain-containing protein, producing MAGFEFLSPLALAALVVLPAIWWLLKLTPPRPRREIFPPLAILLRLAKRDETPARSPWWLTLLRMALATFVILAIANPVINPDRTALSTAGPLTLLIDNGWASAEDWESRMAAADALIEAAGRANLPVALAFTAETGGDARPVSADEAHRRLAAAEPQAVRPNRLIAATALIDALGGTPPGTIAFLSDGLSGPDDEAAFDVLNGAAASDLLVMRPNRALPAALTSVDNGVAASRITAARAEAGPRADMTVNAYDLQGRVIATSPLVFAAGDTSAATEIRAPFEVRNDFARIAIDGAANAGAVHLLDDGFQRRRVALVSGSPANEAQPLLSAAYYLRQALSPYADLISSDAATLPEQLDALIEQKPSVVILSDVGTLGEDTHALLRQWVEAGGTLVRFAGPRLASSEGEDPLLPVRLRSGARAFGGAMSWNEPQTLAPFPQESPFYGLPVPDRITVSRQVLAEPAPDLADHTWASLEDGTPLVTENMLGDGRLVLFHTSADPNWSNLPISGYFVEMLRRIVNLSRASAAADGENGSSRLLPPYRLLAANGTLSADVSGANPLSDAGRQPIATRENPPGLYGSADGFTAVNLFGPEDTLAPLDVAALEGSRLQPIGETRAFSLKPSLLAAAMLLLISDGVIMLAMNGAFSNLKSRRAALPLILAAALAAALPFTPGLAGTAHARMSDAEIADLLYETHLAYVVTGEDEVDRISERGLKGLSDYISYRTALEPGDPVGVDPAEDELAFYPLIYWPVSAAAPMPSQEAIAGIEAYMRNGGTVLFDTRDQYSPLRQEAVSANTARLRAILDNIDVPPLEPVPEDHVLTRSFYLLSDFPGRYDGSPLWVEARSASSSGMVTSGGDGVSPIIITGNDFAGAWATNPDMTPMLPTVPESPLQRQFAYRTGVNIVMYMLTGNYKADQVHVPALLERLGQ from the coding sequence ATGGCCGGCTTCGAGTTCCTGAGCCCGCTGGCTCTTGCCGCTCTCGTGGTTTTGCCCGCGATCTGGTGGCTCCTGAAGCTGACACCGCCGCGGCCGCGACGCGAGATCTTTCCGCCACTTGCCATCCTTCTGCGGCTGGCGAAACGCGACGAGACGCCCGCCAGGAGCCCGTGGTGGCTGACGCTCCTGAGAATGGCGCTCGCAACGTTCGTCATTCTCGCCATTGCCAATCCGGTGATCAATCCGGACCGGACCGCGCTTTCGACCGCCGGTCCCCTGACGCTCCTGATCGACAATGGCTGGGCGAGCGCCGAGGACTGGGAATCGCGCATGGCCGCCGCCGACGCGCTGATCGAGGCGGCCGGCCGCGCGAACCTGCCCGTCGCTCTCGCCTTCACCGCCGAGACGGGCGGCGATGCGCGTCCGGTCTCGGCCGATGAAGCGCACCGGAGGTTGGCAGCCGCAGAACCGCAAGCAGTCCGGCCCAACCGGTTGATCGCGGCAACCGCGCTCATCGATGCGCTCGGCGGCACGCCGCCCGGCACGATCGCCTTCCTCTCCGACGGATTGTCAGGGCCCGACGACGAGGCCGCTTTCGACGTGCTGAACGGCGCGGCGGCCAGCGATCTTCTGGTGATGCGCCCGAACCGCGCCCTTCCGGCAGCCCTGACTTCGGTCGACAATGGCGTTGCCGCAAGCAGGATCACGGCCGCGCGCGCGGAAGCCGGGCCGCGCGCGGACATGACCGTCAATGCCTATGACCTGCAGGGACGCGTGATCGCGACCAGTCCGCTGGTCTTTGCAGCCGGCGACACATCAGCGGCAACGGAGATTCGCGCGCCCTTCGAGGTGCGCAATGATTTCGCCCGCATCGCCATCGACGGCGCGGCCAATGCCGGCGCTGTCCATCTTCTGGACGACGGCTTCCAGCGCCGGCGCGTCGCGCTTGTCTCGGGAAGTCCGGCCAATGAGGCCCAGCCGCTGCTGTCGGCGGCCTATTACCTGCGCCAGGCGCTTTCCCCCTACGCCGACCTGATTTCGAGCGACGCCGCAACCTTGCCCGAACAGCTTGATGCGCTGATCGAACAGAAGCCTTCCGTGGTGATCCTCAGCGATGTCGGGACGCTTGGCGAAGACACCCATGCGCTTTTGCGGCAATGGGTGGAGGCCGGCGGCACGCTGGTCCGTTTTGCCGGGCCGCGCCTTGCGTCATCCGAAGGCGAAGACCCGCTGCTGCCGGTCCGGCTGCGCTCCGGCGCGCGCGCCTTTGGCGGGGCGATGAGCTGGAACGAGCCGCAGACCCTCGCGCCCTTTCCGCAGGAAAGCCCGTTTTACGGCCTGCCCGTACCGGACCGCATCACCGTCTCCCGCCAGGTGCTGGCCGAGCCGGCGCCCGATCTTGCCGATCACACCTGGGCGAGCCTTGAAGACGGCACGCCACTGGTGACCGAAAACATGCTTGGCGACGGACGGCTGGTGCTGTTCCACACCTCGGCCGACCCGAACTGGTCGAACCTGCCGATTTCCGGCTATTTCGTCGAAATGCTGCGTCGGATCGTCAATCTTTCCCGAGCGAGCGCGGCGGCCGACGGAGAAAACGGCTCTTCGCGCCTCCTGCCCCCCTACCGCCTGTTGGCGGCCAACGGCACGCTGTCAGCCGATGTCAGCGGCGCCAACCCGCTTTCCGATGCCGGGAGACAACCAATCGCGACGCGGGAGAACCCGCCGGGGCTTTACGGCTCGGCCGACGGCTTCACCGCCGTCAACCTCTTTGGCCCCGAGGACACGCTTGCGCCGCTCGATGTCGCGGCCCTTGAAGGCAGCCGCCTGCAGCCGATCGGCGAGACCCGCGCCTTCAGCCTCAAGCCGTCGCTCTTGGCGGCCGCCATGCTGCTCCTGATTTCCGACGGCGTCATCATGCTGGCGATGAACGGCGCTTTCTCGAATCTCAAGTCACGCCGCGCCGCCCTGCCCCTCATTCTTGCGGCCGCTCTTGCCGCCGCCCTGCCCTTCACGCCCGGCCTTGCCGGCACGGCCCATGCCCGGATGAGCGATGCCGAGATCGCCGATCTTCTGTACGAGACCCATCTCGCCTATGTCGTGACCGGCGAGGATGAGGTCGACCGCATCTCCGAGCGCGGGCTCAAGGGGCTTTCCGACTATATTTCATACCGCACCGCGCTGGAGCCGGGCGATCCCGTCGGCGTTGATCCGGCTGAAGACGAGCTGGCCTTTTATCCGCTGATCTACTGGCCGGTTTCTGCCGCCGCGCCGATGCCATCTCAGGAGGCAATCGCCGGCATCGAGGCTTATATGCGCAATGGCGGCACCGTGCTGTTCGACACGCGCGACCAGTATTCGCCGCTCAGACAGGAAGCCGTCAGCGCCAACACGGCGCGGCTGCGCGCGATCCTTGACAACATCGACGTGCCGCCTCTGGAACCCGTGCCCGAGGACCATGTGCTGACGCGCTCCTTCTATCTGCTTTCCGATTTCCCGGGCCGGTATGACGGCTCGCCCCTCTGGGTCGAGGCGCGATCGGCCTCCAGTTCGGGCATGGTGACGAGCGGCGGCGACGGCGTTTCGCCGATCATCATCACCGGCAATGATTTCGCCGGTGCCTGGGCCACCAATCCGGATATGACGCCGATGCTGCCGACCGTTCCGGAAAGCCCGCTTCAGCGCCAGTTCGCCTATCGCACCGGCGTCAACATCGTGATGTATATGCTGACCGGCAATTACAAGGCCGACCAGGTCCATGTTCCTGCACTTCTGGAAAGGCTGGGACAATAA